One window of Chionomys nivalis chromosome 10, mChiNiv1.1, whole genome shotgun sequence genomic DNA carries:
- the Btbd6 gene encoding BTB/POZ domain-containing protein 6 encodes MLLPLACLHGRVAQCLTSLLVLAEPLPRPRRGAKARSAAPTSVEVAPAGTKMASELYPPAGASAATATDIANSNAAGAAVGRKVSLCCPPRLAPAPLPPLPAPPAPDNNNPESPNWQSFHPTLRERNALMFNNELMADVHFIVGALGAARRVPAHKYVLAVGSSVFYAMFYGDLAEVKSEIHIPDVEPAAFLVLLKYMYSDEIDLEADTVLATLYAAKKYIVPALAKACVNFLETSLEAKNACVLLSQSRLFEEPELTQRCWEVIDAQAEMALKSEGFCEIDRQTLEIIVTREALNTKEAVVFEAVLNWAEAECKRQGLPVTPHNKRHVLGRALYLVRIPTMTLEEFANGAAQSDILTLEETHNIFLWYTAANKPILDFPLTKRKGLAPQRCHRFQSSAYRSNQWRYRGRCDSIHFAVDRRVFIAGLGLYGSSSGKAEYSVKIELKRLGMVLAQNLTKFVSDGSSNTFPVWFEHPVQVEQDTFYTASAVLDGSELSYFGQEGMTEVQCGKVAFQFQCSSDSTNGTGVQGGQIPELIFYA; translated from the exons ATGCTGCTGCCGCTGGCCTGCCTGCATGGGCGGGTAGCACAGTGCCTAACCTCCCTGCTGGTGCTCGCAGAGCCACTGCCCAGGCCCCGGCGCGGTGCGAAGGCGCGCAGCGCAGCACCGACCAGTGTGGAGGTGGCCCCGGCTGGAACGAAGATGGCCTCAGAACTGTACCCGCCCGCCGGCGCCTCTGCAGCTACTGCCACCGACATCGCCAACAGCAACGCGGCGGGCGCGGCCGTGGGCAGAAAGGTCAGCCTTTGCTGCCCGCCCCGCCTGGCGCCCGCCCCACTGCCGCCCTTGCCCGCGCCGCCCGCGCCAGACAACAACAATCCCGAGAGCCCCAACTGGCAGTCCTTCCACCCGACGCTGCGCGAGAG GAATGCGCTCATGTTCAACAACGAGCTGATGGCTGACGTCCACTTCATCGTGGGGGCCTTAGGGGCAGCCAGGCGCGTGCCCGCCCACAAG TACGTCTTGGCTGTCGGCAGCTCTGTCTTCTATGCCATGTTCTATGGGGACCTTGCGGAAGTCAAATCAGAAATCCACATTCCTGACGTCGAGCCTGCCGCTTTCCTGGTCTTGTTAAA GTACATGTACAGCGATGAGATTGATCTGGAGGCGGACACAGTGCTCGCCACTCTGTATGCTGCTAAGAAGTACATCGTACCTGCATTAGCCAAGGCCTGTGTCAACTTTCTGGAGACAAGCCTGGAAGCTAAAAATGCCTGTGTCCTGCTATCCCAGAGCCGACTGTTTGAGGAGCCTGAACTGACTCAGCGCTGCTGGGAAGTCATTGATGCACAGGCTGAGATGGCTTTGAAGTCTGAAGGCTTCTGTGAAATTGACCGGCAGACCCTGGAGATCATTGTGACCAGGGAGGCCCTCAACACCAAAGAGGCTGTGGTCTTCGAGGCGGTCCTGAACTGGGCTGAGGCAGAGTGCAAGAGACAGGGCCTCCCGGTCACCCCTCACAATAAGAGGCATGTTTTGGGAAGAGCCCTCTATCTAGTCCGAATTCCAACTATGACTCTAGAGGAGTTTGCCAACGGTGCTGCCCAGTCAGATATCCTGACTTTAGAGGAGACCCACAATATCTTCCTTTGGTACACAGCTGCCAACAAGCCAATCCTCGACTTTCCCCTGACCAAAAGGAAGGGCCTTGCTCCACAGAGGTGTCACCGCTTCCAGTCTTCTGCCTACCGAAGCAACCAGTGGAGATATCGTGGGCGCTGTGACAGCATCCATTTTGCAGTGGACAGAAGGGTGTTCATTGCCGGACTGGGCTTATATGGGTCCAGTTCTGGGAAGGCTGAGTACAGTGTGAAGATTGAACTCAAACGGCTAGGGATGGTCCTAGCTCAGAATCTCACCAAGTTTGTTTCAGATGGATCCAGCAACACATTCCCAGTCTGGTTTGAGCATCCAGTCCAGGTGGAGCAGGACACCTTCTATACTGCCAGTGCTGTCCTGGATGGCAGTGAGCTCAGCTACTTTGGGCAGGAAGGAATGACAGAAGTACAGTGTGGAAAGGTAGCCTTCCAGTTCCAGTGCTCCTCGGACAGTACCAATGGGACTGGAGTCCAGGGTGGACAGATTCCAGAGCTCATCTTCTATGCCTGA